One Sulfitobacter sp. S190 DNA window includes the following coding sequences:
- a CDS encoding cobaltochelatase subunit CobN, with translation MHKPYTIVLVTLDRHAAGPAARVAPRLAEDFPGLALKIHAAAEWEKDPGALAEAKRDIAQADIIVGSVLFLEEHLVAILPDLEARREACDAMVGIIADQSIVQLTRMGELDMSRPASGAMALLRKLKPASKKGNTGAGQMKMLRRLPKILRLVPGKAQDLRAWFLCMQYWLGGSDDNIEAMIRFLISRYARLPDWHGLEAPLPVSYPEVGLYHPDLPDHGITLNRDDLHSRSDGPTVGILMLRSYILAGDTAHYDFVIRQFEARGCNVVAGFAGGLDGRPAIDGYMGDVDALVSLTGFSLVGGPAYNDSAAAVEALRTLDVPYITAQPLEFQTLDQWAMGHQGLSPVETTMLIALPEIDGATNPTVFAGRHGQTGCQGCARSCRPVGEVKAMAPCPERIDALVEKTLRLAHLRRSPNAGKSAAIVLFGFPPNAGAIGTAAYLSVFESLFNTLHKMAEDGYDLTPPDTVEALREAVLGGNAEIYGQEANVAATVSADSIVSRTPWLAEIEATWGPAPGKVQSNGREVFILGAQFGRVFVGVQPTFGYEGDPMRLLFERGFAPTHAFNAFYQFIRHDLAADVVLHFGMHGALEFMPGKQNGMGESCWPDRLMGNLPNVYLYAANNPSEATLAKRRSGAVTVTHLTPPLQNAGLYKGLSALKESLNSWRNRSPDGTHDDLEDLIRAQADAVDLAGVDVDNMWERVLETETSLIPDGLHVVGKPQQADAIDRTLAQMQFENDDARAAAFDALSRDTELPALMRALNGQFIEPVPGGDVIHAPEILPTGRNIHAFDPFRMPTAEAMQSGARQAEALLQTHETMPKSVALVLWGSDNIKSGGGPIGQALALMGCTPRFDNHGRLCGADLVPLEELGRARVDVIMTLSGIFRDLLPLQTKLLADAALKCASADEPEALNPIRAHALAFAKANDTDIATAALRVFSNAEGAYGSNVNQLVDASAFDDDADLADAYQARKSFAYGTDGEATQQSALLEDTLKNVDLAYQNLESVELGVTSVDHYFDTLGGIASAVKRAKGGEDTPVYIGDQTMGGTKVRTLKDQVALETRARSLNPKFYEPLLNHGHEGVRMIEAHITNTVGWSATTGTVDPWVYQRLSETFVLDDAMRKRLADLNPQASMRMANRLIEASERDYWTPDEDTLAALQDAADAIEDQLEGISAE, from the coding sequence AATACACGCCGCCGCAGAGTGGGAGAAAGATCCCGGCGCCCTTGCCGAGGCCAAGCGCGATATCGCGCAGGCCGACATCATTGTGGGTTCGGTGCTGTTTCTCGAAGAGCATCTGGTTGCGATACTGCCGGACCTGGAAGCCCGGCGCGAGGCTTGCGATGCAATGGTCGGCATTATTGCCGACCAATCCATCGTTCAGCTGACACGTATGGGTGAGTTGGACATGTCCCGCCCCGCATCCGGTGCCATGGCACTGCTCAGAAAGCTCAAGCCCGCCAGTAAAAAGGGCAACACCGGCGCAGGGCAGATGAAAATGCTGCGCCGCTTGCCAAAGATACTGCGGCTTGTTCCCGGCAAAGCACAGGACCTTCGCGCCTGGTTTCTTTGCATGCAATACTGGCTGGGCGGGTCGGACGACAATATCGAAGCGATGATCCGCTTCCTGATTTCGCGTTATGCCCGTTTGCCTGACTGGCACGGCCTAGAGGCGCCTTTGCCGGTGTCATACCCGGAAGTCGGGCTTTATCATCCTGACCTACCGGATCACGGGATCACCCTGAACCGCGATGATCTGCACTCCCGGTCGGACGGCCCCACTGTCGGCATTCTTATGCTGCGCAGCTACATTCTGGCTGGCGACACGGCCCACTATGATTTCGTCATTCGCCAGTTCGAAGCACGCGGATGCAATGTCGTTGCAGGGTTTGCGGGTGGCCTGGATGGACGCCCGGCCATCGACGGCTACATGGGCGACGTCGATGCATTGGTTTCCTTGACCGGGTTCAGCCTTGTCGGGGGGCCTGCCTACAACGATAGTGCCGCGGCCGTGGAAGCCCTGCGCACTCTGGATGTGCCCTATATCACCGCGCAACCGCTCGAGTTTCAGACGCTGGACCAGTGGGCCATGGGCCATCAGGGACTGAGCCCCGTCGAGACCACGATGCTGATCGCCCTGCCCGAAATTGACGGCGCGACCAACCCGACCGTTTTTGCAGGGCGCCACGGCCAGACGGGGTGCCAAGGATGCGCGCGGTCCTGCCGCCCGGTGGGCGAGGTCAAAGCGATGGCGCCATGCCCCGAGCGTATCGATGCGTTGGTCGAAAAAACGCTGCGCCTTGCGCATCTGAGACGGTCGCCAAACGCCGGTAAATCAGCAGCAATCGTGCTGTTCGGCTTTCCGCCCAATGCGGGCGCTATTGGCACTGCCGCGTATCTTTCGGTCTTTGAGAGCCTGTTCAACACGCTGCATAAAATGGCCGAGGATGGCTATGATCTGACACCGCCGGACACTGTCGAAGCGCTGCGCGAGGCCGTTCTTGGCGGGAATGCCGAGATATACGGGCAGGAAGCCAATGTCGCCGCTACCGTGTCCGCCGACAGTATTGTCAGCCGGACGCCGTGGCTTGCGGAGATAGAAGCCACGTGGGGTCCCGCCCCCGGCAAGGTCCAGTCAAATGGCCGCGAGGTGTTCATTCTCGGCGCGCAGTTCGGTCGTGTTTTCGTCGGTGTGCAACCGACTTTCGGCTACGAGGGCGATCCGATGCGCCTGCTGTTCGAGCGCGGCTTTGCGCCGACGCACGCATTCAACGCCTTCTATCAATTCATCCGACACGATCTTGCAGCCGATGTGGTTCTGCACTTCGGCATGCACGGTGCGCTTGAATTCATGCCGGGCAAGCAAAACGGAATGGGTGAGAGCTGCTGGCCCGACCGGCTTATGGGCAACCTGCCCAACGTGTATCTCTACGCCGCGAACAACCCGTCAGAGGCAACACTGGCAAAGCGCCGGTCCGGTGCCGTGACGGTGACCCATTTGACACCACCTTTGCAGAATGCGGGGCTCTACAAAGGGCTAAGCGCGCTGAAGGAAAGTCTGAACAGCTGGCGGAACCGAAGCCCGGACGGGACGCACGATGACCTTGAGGATTTGATCCGTGCGCAGGCGGACGCGGTGGATCTGGCGGGCGTTGACGTCGATAACATGTGGGAGCGTGTGCTCGAGACCGAAACGAGCCTGATCCCAGACGGATTGCACGTAGTCGGCAAACCGCAACAGGCGGACGCAATCGACCGGACGTTGGCCCAGATGCAGTTCGAGAACGATGACGCGCGTGCAGCCGCATTTGACGCGTTATCGCGTGATACGGAGCTTCCGGCTCTGATGCGTGCGTTGAATGGCCAGTTTATTGAACCTGTGCCCGGTGGCGATGTCATACATGCGCCCGAAATCCTTCCGACGGGGCGCAACATACACGCGTTTGACCCCTTCCGCATGCCTACTGCAGAGGCAATGCAGTCAGGGGCGAGGCAAGCGGAGGCTTTGCTCCAGACCCACGAGACGATGCCGAAATCCGTCGCGCTGGTTCTGTGGGGCAGCGACAATATCAAATCCGGCGGTGGGCCGATCGGACAGGCGCTGGCACTGATGGGATGCACCCCACGCTTTGACAACCACGGCCGGTTGTGTGGCGCGGATCTTGTGCCGCTCGAAGAGCTGGGCCGCGCACGGGTCGATGTCATCATGACACTTTCCGGCATTTTCCGCGATCTGCTGCCACTGCAGACCAAACTGCTGGCCGATGCTGCGCTGAAATGCGCCTCGGCGGACGAACCGGAGGCGCTCAACCCGATCCGCGCACATGCGTTGGCTTTCGCAAAGGCCAATGACACAGATATCGCCACGGCGGCCTTGCGGGTCTTTTCCAATGCCGAAGGTGCTTATGGCTCAAATGTAAATCAGCTGGTCGATGCGTCTGCCTTTGATGACGATGCTGACCTGGCCGATGCCTATCAGGCCCGCAAGAGCTTCGCATACGGGACCGACGGGGAAGCCACCCAGCAGTCGGCCCTGCTGGAAGACACGTTGAAAAACGTCGATCTGGCCTATCAGAACCTCGAGTCTGTCGAGCTGGGCGTGACATCGGTCGACCATTATTTCGATACGCTGGGCGGCATCGCGTCTGCCGTAAAACGCGCCAAGGGCGGGGAAGACACACCCGTTTATATTGGTGATCAGACAATGGGCGGCACCAAGGTGCGCACGCTCAAGGATCAGGTCGCACTCGAAACCCGTGCCCGCAGCCTGAACCCGAAATTCTACGAACCGCTGCTCAATCACGGCCACGAAGGCGTGCGCATGATCGAAGCACACATCACCAATACTGTCGGTTGGTCCGCCACCACCGGCACGGTTGATCCGTGGGTCTACCAACGCCTGTCGGAGACCTTTGTGCTTGATGACGCCATGCGCAAACGGCTCGCCGATCTGAACCCGCAAGCCTCCATGCGGATGGCCAATCGCCTGATCGAAGCATCGGAGCGCGACTACTGGACACCCGACGAAGACACGCTCGCCGCCCTGCAAGACGCCGCAGACGCGATCGAGGATCAGCTGGAAGGAATTTCGGCCGAATGA